A part of Streptomyces sp. NBC_01235 genomic DNA contains:
- a CDS encoding ribonuclease domain-containing protein yields the protein MSTLSPSRVPEPESSVERGQRSRLRGHRRILSVVGMLLALVGGVAVDSGTAFAQPPSGSCTHTCNNPPAGVSRADWNAANQAADFWANHTIDFHAVNYSGGRSYYHLDQWAGRGWPGQATGGQWFGYWEPSLHRTQFVYYGGRFNDNGGNLANHEQNFLHVSASRAFSTGNGRTAPYVEYDLDYHNVVDNRARGQRRIVRNPNTGNTYVTYDHYQSFYYLGRW from the coding sequence TTGTCCACCTTGTCCCCCTCTCGAGTGCCGGAGCCCGAGTCCTCCGTGGAACGCGGCCAGAGGTCCCGGCTCCGCGGCCACCGCCGGATCCTGTCCGTCGTCGGCATGCTGCTCGCCCTCGTGGGCGGTGTCGCCGTCGACTCCGGCACCGCGTTCGCCCAGCCGCCGTCGGGCTCCTGCACCCATACCTGCAACAACCCTCCGGCGGGCGTCTCCCGGGCGGACTGGAACGCCGCGAACCAAGCTGCGGACTTCTGGGCCAACCACACCATCGACTTCCACGCCGTGAACTATTCCGGCGGCAGGAGCTACTACCACCTCGACCAGTGGGCCGGCCGCGGATGGCCCGGCCAGGCAACCGGAGGCCAGTGGTTCGGGTACTGGGAGCCCTCCCTGCACCGCACGCAGTTCGTCTACTACGGCGGCCGGTTCAACGACAACGGCGGAAACCTCGCCAACCACGAACAGAACTTCCTCCATGTCTCGGCGTCCCGGGCCTTTTCGACCGGCAATGGCCGAACGGCTCCCTACGTGGAGTACGACCTCGACTACCACAACGTCGTGGACAACAGGGCTCGCGGCCAGCGGAGGATCGTACGCAACCCCAACACAGGCAACACCTACGTCACGTACGACCACTACCAGTCGTTCTACTACCTGGGCCGCTGGTAG
- a CDS encoding MarR family transcriptional regulator: protein MSHLQYEVLVRLGEALEEGELRTTELADALCDSKSGLTHQVTQVEKAGLMRRRSCAGDVRADYPCLTETGQAVLPRATSTWCGS, encoded by the coding sequence ATGTCGCACCTGCAGTACGAGGTCCTGGTCCGGCTCGGCGAGGCTCTGGAGGAGGGCGAGTTGCGTACGACAGAACTCGCCGACGCCCTCTGCGACTCGAAAAGCGGTCTCACCCATCAGGTCACCCAGGTGGAGAAGGCGGGACTGATGCGGCGCCGCTCGTGCGCCGGCGACGTCCGCGCGGACTACCCCTGTCTGACCGAGACGGGCCAGGCCGTGCTGCCCCGGGCCACGTCGACCTGGTGCGGAAGCTGA
- a CDS encoding nSTAND1 domain-containing NTPase, with protein MGRPEKPVDPDAGPVQRLAHELRELRRSVGGPSYRAMAKTAGFSATTLAHAAGGERLPSLAVLQGYVRACGADPAAWEVLWKKAAVEAAGEARDDEDAVSPYRGLARFEPADRELFFGRDRLIEELRALVRGNRFAVVFGASGSGKSSLLRAGLIPRLREEAGRQEQPVALRVLTPGPRPATMYGHLLTPAEDEPESWVVVDQFEEVFTLCRDRAERRRFLDLLLAARDPRGRLRVLIAVRADFYARCAEHRGLVDAMHGAGLLVGPMNADELRETVVRPAQAAGLIVERELTALIVEDVLDEPGGLPMLSHALLETWRRRKGRMLTLAAYEAVGGVRGAIAASAEAAYAELSGPRAHAARQLLLRLIEPGQGNADTRRPLTHGELAEWPDPEVRVAAERLARARLLTVDEDGVHLAHEALITSWPRLRGWIDEDRELLRHHRRLTEAARTWLEHDRDPSTLYRGTRLARAEELFASGAGRPLGLTTAERAFLDAAIGNRTAEEQATARSKRRSRTLAAALSAVLAVALIVGLAAWRSKQDAEAERTDTAARRVAEVADSLRTTDPRTAMLLGVAAWRISPLPESRRALLGALTQPELGSFAPGTGPVRFLADSGRTLLSASGRTWRTWDVTAHRRTGSGRLPDGTVITAAPDARVLVVQGDHGAQRLWDTRAGRWTGGPLPDGATVDFAASGRSYLVSGSDDKARLYSLPGGRPLFTTPAGQSSVSIDAAGRRVAVCPDGHAPRVWDIAGHRALPGAWNTVQGICDDGSTTLALADGRLVLLGRDGVRVWDTTSGRLVAALPDPTAQFAATSQDGRFLATADRREIKVWRLSAPGSPVFRHPLDNQRLEHGFAWAPDRPLLRYLEAGTVHTLDLTTTVTSPWRKNPLGAERLSPDGRTLATAELAGDHYAFALRDTRDGHLLHTLPTSPLPVSSDPTWPVVPRDTQPLLAFSPDGGTLAYGVSAPGREAAPQRVTVWDVAHQRALHALDLATTASAAATIALALGPGGRTLHTTRIPPLGDVVEETWDTIRRRRTATFTGQAGFRLAVSPDGRLVVGDQHVVREGRAIARDLVQDDEIGALAFSPDSSRLAAGDQTGRVALWDGTIRHRAGILRNVFPAPLDVASDDPEAVTALAFSPDGTTLAVGGAEGSLQLWDTATQQPLGGLLTTAGDSIDTLAFSTDSHTLYAGSAHVPLQRYAVDPARAVSLVCARSGGTGLTRAQWHTYVPDAAYRRVCT; from the coding sequence ATGGGACGTCCCGAGAAACCGGTGGACCCGGATGCTGGTCCCGTACAGCGGCTCGCCCATGAGCTCCGGGAGCTGCGCAGGTCGGTGGGGGGACCGTCGTACCGGGCCATGGCGAAGACGGCGGGCTTCTCGGCTACGACGCTGGCGCACGCCGCGGGCGGGGAGCGGCTGCCGTCGCTCGCCGTGCTCCAGGGATACGTCCGGGCCTGCGGCGCCGATCCGGCGGCGTGGGAGGTGCTCTGGAAGAAGGCCGCGGTCGAAGCGGCGGGAGAGGCCCGGGACGACGAGGACGCGGTGTCGCCCTACCGGGGGCTCGCGCGGTTCGAGCCGGCCGACCGTGAGCTGTTCTTCGGCCGGGACCGGCTGATCGAGGAGCTGCGCGCGCTGGTGCGCGGGAACCGCTTCGCGGTGGTGTTCGGGGCCTCCGGCAGCGGCAAGTCCTCCCTGCTGCGGGCCGGGCTCATCCCCCGCCTGCGGGAGGAGGCGGGGCGGCAGGAACAGCCGGTGGCGCTGAGGGTGCTCACTCCGGGACCCCGGCCGGCCACGATGTACGGGCATCTGCTGACGCCGGCGGAGGATGAGCCGGAGAGCTGGGTGGTGGTGGACCAGTTCGAGGAGGTCTTCACCCTGTGCCGGGACCGTGCCGAGCGGCGCCGCTTCCTCGACCTGCTGCTCGCCGCTCGCGATCCGCGCGGCCGACTCCGGGTGCTCATCGCCGTACGGGCGGACTTCTACGCCCGGTGCGCCGAGCACCGGGGGCTGGTGGACGCCATGCACGGTGCGGGGCTGCTGGTCGGGCCCATGAACGCGGACGAACTACGGGAGACGGTCGTCAGGCCGGCGCAGGCGGCCGGGCTCATCGTGGAACGGGAGCTGACCGCGCTGATCGTCGAGGACGTGTTGGACGAGCCGGGCGGGCTGCCGATGCTCTCGCACGCGCTGCTGGAGACCTGGCGGCGGCGTAAGGGGCGCATGTTGACGCTGGCCGCATACGAGGCGGTCGGCGGGGTGCGTGGCGCGATCGCGGCGAGCGCCGAGGCGGCCTATGCGGAGTTGTCCGGGCCGCGGGCGCACGCCGCCCGGCAGCTGCTGCTGCGGCTGATCGAACCGGGGCAGGGCAACGCCGACACGCGGCGCCCGTTGACCCATGGCGAGCTCGCCGAGTGGCCGGACCCCGAGGTGCGGGTGGCGGCGGAGCGGCTGGCCCGGGCCCGGCTGCTGACGGTCGACGAGGACGGGGTGCACCTCGCCCACGAGGCGCTGATCACCTCCTGGCCGCGGCTGCGCGGCTGGATCGACGAGGACCGGGAACTGCTGCGGCATCACCGGCGGCTGACCGAGGCCGCCCGCACCTGGCTGGAGCACGACCGGGACCCCAGCACGTTGTACCGGGGCACCCGCCTGGCCCGGGCGGAGGAGCTGTTCGCCAGCGGTGCCGGCCGGCCCCTGGGCCTGACCACCGCGGAGAGGGCGTTCCTGGACGCCGCGATCGGGAACCGTACGGCGGAAGAGCAGGCCACCGCCCGGTCGAAGCGCCGGAGCCGAACGCTGGCGGCCGCCCTCTCCGCAGTGCTGGCGGTGGCGTTGATCGTGGGGCTGGCCGCCTGGCGGTCCAAGCAGGACGCCGAGGCGGAGCGTACCGACACGGCGGCTCGTCGGGTCGCCGAGGTCGCCGACTCCCTGCGCACCACCGATCCGCGCACCGCGATGCTGCTCGGCGTCGCGGCCTGGCGGATCTCCCCGTTGCCGGAGTCCCGCCGGGCCCTTCTGGGCGCCCTGACCCAGCCCGAACTCGGCAGCTTCGCCCCCGGCACGGGCCCGGTGCGGTTCCTCGCCGACTCCGGACGCACTCTGCTCAGTGCCAGCGGCCGTACCTGGCGGACCTGGGACGTGACCGCCCACCGCCGCACCGGCTCGGGACGGCTGCCAGACGGCACGGTGATCACCGCCGCCCCGGATGCCCGGGTCCTCGTGGTGCAGGGGGACCACGGTGCCCAACGGCTGTGGGACACCCGTGCCGGACGGTGGACCGGCGGGCCCCTGCCGGACGGCGCCACGGTGGACTTCGCCGCGAGCGGCCGGAGTTACCTGGTGAGCGGCTCAGACGACAAAGCGCGCCTCTACTCCCTCCCCGGCGGCAGGCCGCTCTTCACCACGCCGGCCGGTCAGTCGAGCGTGTCCATCGACGCCGCCGGCCGACGGGTGGCCGTCTGCCCCGACGGACACGCCCCGCGGGTCTGGGACATCGCCGGGCACCGCGCTCTGCCCGGAGCCTGGAACACCGTCCAAGGCATCTGCGACGACGGCTCCACCACCCTCGCCCTCGCCGACGGCCGGCTCGTCCTCCTGGGCCGGGACGGTGTGCGGGTCTGGGACACCACCTCGGGACGCCTGGTCGCCGCACTCCCCGACCCGACCGCCCAGTTCGCCGCCACGAGCCAGGACGGGCGGTTCCTGGCGACGGCCGACCGCCGGGAGATCAAGGTGTGGCGGCTGTCCGCCCCGGGCTCACCGGTGTTCCGGCACCCCCTCGACAACCAGCGGCTCGAACACGGCTTCGCCTGGGCCCCCGACCGGCCCCTCCTGCGCTATCTCGAAGCCGGCACCGTCCACACCCTCGACCTGACGACGACGGTCACCTCCCCCTGGCGCAAGAACCCTCTCGGCGCTGAACGGCTGAGCCCGGACGGCCGTACCCTCGCCACCGCCGAACTCGCCGGCGACCACTACGCCTTCGCGCTGCGCGACACCCGCGACGGCCACCTGCTGCACACCCTGCCGACCTCGCCGCTCCCGGTCTCCTCCGACCCCACATGGCCGGTCGTACCGCGCGACACCCAGCCCCTGCTGGCATTCAGCCCTGACGGCGGCACACTCGCCTACGGCGTCTCCGCCCCCGGCCGGGAGGCGGCACCGCAGCGGGTGACGGTCTGGGACGTTGCCCACCAACGCGCGCTGCACGCCCTGGACCTGGCGACGACGGCATCGGCCGCGGCCACCATCGCCCTCGCCCTGGGCCCCGGCGGCCGTACCCTCCACACCACCCGGATACCACCCCTCGGCGATGTCGTCGAGGAGACCTGGGACACCATCCGACGGCGCAGGACCGCGACATTCACCGGCCAGGCCGGCTTCCGCCTGGCGGTCAGTCCCGACGGCCGTCTCGTCGTGGGCGACCAGCACGTCGTCCGTGAGGGCCGGGCAATCGCCCGCGACCTCGTTCAGGACGACGAGATCGGTGCCCTCGCCTTCTCGCCCGATAGCTCCCGCCTGGCAGCCGGCGACCAAACCGGCCGTGTGGCCCTCTGGGACGGAACGATCCGCCACCGCGCAGGCATCCTGCGGAACGTCTTCCCCGCCCCACTCGACGTCGCCTCCGACGACCCCGAAGCCGTCACGGCCCTCGCCTTCAGCCCCGACGGCACCACCCTGGCCGTCGGTGGCGCCGAGGGCAGCCTTCAGCTCTGGGACACCGCCACCCAGCAACCCCTCGGCGGCCTGCTGACCACCGCAGGCGACAGCATCGACACTCTGGCCTTCAGCACCGACAGCCACACCCTCTACGCCGGCAGCGCCCATGTTCCGCTACAGCGGTACGCCGTGGATCCCGCACGAGCCGTCTCCCTCGTCTGCGCCCGCTCCGGCGGCACGGGCCTCACACGGGCCCAGTGGCACACGTACGTTCCCGACGCGGCCTACCGCCGCGTGTGTACGTAG
- a CDS encoding barstar family protein: MTSMTAWIRPLTAVDTQPWTREEVLGSHCRTAQGMFTEWAAQLGFPDYFGHNWDAFLDCLRGAVDDADHELAVVVHEAGELLADEQPNVLAILLTVLSQAAGGNGTAPGLQLLLDDTPDRLSGLAQRMAEAGYPVDLGGGGDASASH; this comes from the coding sequence ATGACCAGCATGACGGCCTGGATCCGACCGCTGACCGCCGTGGACACCCAGCCATGGACACGGGAGGAAGTGCTCGGATCCCACTGCCGCACCGCCCAGGGCATGTTCACCGAATGGGCGGCCCAGCTCGGATTCCCGGACTACTTCGGTCACAACTGGGACGCCTTCCTCGACTGCCTGCGCGGCGCGGTGGACGACGCGGACCACGAGCTGGCGGTCGTCGTCCATGAGGCCGGCGAGCTCCTCGCCGACGAGCAGCCGAACGTGCTGGCGATCCTTCTGACCGTCCTGAGCCAAGCCGCAGGCGGGAACGGCACAGCGCCCGGCCTGCAGCTGCTCCTGGATGACACCCCCGACCGCCTGTCCGGCCTCGCACAGCGCATGGCGGAAGCCGGATACCCCGTGGATCTCGGGGGAGGCGGGGATGCTTCTGCGTCGCACTGA
- a CDS encoding transketolase family protein produces the protein MTADVMRETAQTYDCRQAFADELIALAAEDERIVAVCNDSVGSSNLVRFRELYPDRLINVGIAEQDLVGVAAGLAIGGFIPFVSAAGPFLTGRATEQIKTDAAYNGLPVVLCGQSPGLAYGELGPTHHSIEDLSWMRAIADLAIAVPADPVQTRAAVRWAAAYDGPVYLRIPRFKVPSVTPQDAPFEPDRSIQLTNGEDITVMAVGTMVSRALAAAETLRAEGVGARVLNMTFVEPLDVEAVLRAARETRGIVTAEEATTTGGLGAAVASFVAQNHPVPMRILGVQREFAPTGSAAFLLEHFGLTADGIVSAVRELLAGGHGGGEHEQE, from the coding sequence ATGACTGCCGACGTCATGCGCGAGACCGCGCAGACCTACGACTGCCGCCAGGCGTTCGCGGACGAACTGATCGCGCTGGCCGCCGAGGACGAGCGGATCGTCGCCGTGTGCAACGACTCCGTGGGGTCGAGCAACCTCGTCCGGTTCAGAGAGCTGTACCCCGACCGCCTCATCAATGTCGGCATCGCCGAGCAGGACCTCGTCGGCGTCGCCGCCGGGCTGGCGATCGGCGGGTTCATCCCGTTCGTCAGCGCGGCGGGTCCCTTCCTGACCGGCCGCGCCACCGAGCAGATCAAGACCGACGCCGCCTACAACGGACTTCCGGTGGTGCTCTGCGGCCAGAGCCCCGGTCTGGCCTACGGGGAGCTGGGTCCGACCCACCATTCGATCGAGGACCTGTCCTGGATGCGGGCGATCGCCGACCTGGCCATCGCCGTGCCCGCGGACCCGGTACAGACCCGCGCCGCCGTCCGCTGGGCCGCCGCGTACGACGGACCCGTCTACCTGCGCATCCCGCGGTTCAAGGTCCCGTCGGTCACGCCGCAGGACGCGCCGTTCGAACCCGACCGCAGCATCCAGCTCACCAACGGCGAGGACATCACCGTCATGGCCGTCGGGACCATGGTCTCCCGTGCCCTGGCCGCCGCCGAGACGCTGCGGGCCGAGGGTGTCGGCGCTCGGGTGCTGAACATGACGTTCGTCGAGCCGCTGGACGTCGAAGCCGTCCTGCGGGCCGCTCGCGAAACCCGGGGAATCGTCACCGCCGAGGAGGCGACCACCACGGGCGGCCTCGGCGCGGCTGTGGCGAGCTTCGTCGCGCAGAACCATCCCGTGCCCATGCGGATACTCGGCGTGCAGCGCGAGTTCGCGCCGACAGGGAGCGCCGCCTTCCTGCTGGAGCACTTCGGGCTGACGGCCGACGGCATCGTCTCCGCCGTACGGGAGTTGCTGGCCGGCGGCCACGGGGGCGGTGAACATGAACAGGAATGA
- a CDS encoding sugar ABC transporter ATP-binding protein, which translates to MSKRFGATQALDRIDLDVRPGEVVALLGENGAGKSTIGNIIAGTFPSDTGHMTWQARPYDPKSPGDAITHGIGLIHQETRLLPDLSIAENVFLGRLLTRGGRIDRTEMNRRAEEQLHRLGLDISPTRLVGTLRVAAQQQVEIAKALTLNAKLLILDEPTAALGGDETDHLFERIDALRKEGVSFVYVSHRLEEIARICDRIVVMRDGQRVATHTTAQVPVSQLVEEMVGRSVERIFPDTGEPAEREVLRVECLSNPSFRDVTFSVRAGEVFGIAGIVGAGRTELVRAVAGVDPVTEGKVSVDGQVLRLRGPRGAIEAGMALVPEDRKGQGAVLDLSIGDNVVLPNLDRVARQGWLTPRRVTEVATDAIKLMTVKGRAAQPVRTLSGGNQQKVVIAKWLERKPKVIILDEPTRGIDVGARAAIYEVIADLARSGMAVVVVSSDLDEVLGLSHRVLVLSRGRQQGILPAEEATNSAVMHLATA; encoded by the coding sequence GTGTCCAAGCGCTTCGGCGCGACACAGGCCCTGGACCGGATCGACCTCGACGTACGCCCCGGCGAGGTGGTGGCCCTGCTCGGCGAGAACGGCGCCGGAAAGTCCACCATCGGCAACATCATCGCCGGCACGTTCCCCTCCGACACCGGTCACATGACCTGGCAAGCACGGCCGTACGATCCGAAGTCGCCAGGGGACGCGATCACTCACGGCATCGGGCTCATCCATCAGGAGACGCGTCTGCTTCCGGACCTGTCGATCGCTGAGAACGTCTTTTTGGGCCGGCTCCTCACCCGCGGCGGACGCATCGACCGTACGGAGATGAACCGCCGCGCCGAGGAGCAGCTGCACCGTCTCGGGCTGGACATCTCCCCCACCCGGCTGGTCGGCACGCTCCGCGTGGCCGCGCAGCAACAGGTGGAGATCGCCAAAGCCCTGACGCTCAACGCCAAGCTGCTGATCCTCGACGAGCCGACCGCCGCCCTGGGCGGCGACGAAACCGATCACCTCTTCGAGCGGATCGACGCGCTGCGGAAGGAAGGTGTGTCCTTCGTCTACGTCAGCCACCGCCTGGAGGAGATCGCCCGCATCTGCGACCGCATCGTGGTGATGCGGGACGGGCAAAGGGTCGCCACCCATACAACCGCGCAGGTGCCCGTGTCACAGCTGGTCGAGGAGATGGTGGGGCGCAGCGTCGAGCGGATCTTCCCCGACACGGGCGAGCCGGCGGAGCGTGAGGTGCTGCGCGTGGAGTGTCTCTCCAACCCCTCCTTCCGGGATGTCACCTTCAGCGTGCGGGCGGGCGAGGTCTTCGGTATCGCCGGGATCGTCGGCGCCGGACGCACCGAACTCGTGCGGGCCGTCGCAGGAGTCGACCCGGTGACTGAAGGAAAGGTGTCCGTCGACGGCCAAGTGCTGCGGCTGCGCGGCCCCCGGGGCGCGATCGAGGCGGGAATGGCGCTCGTACCCGAGGACCGCAAGGGCCAGGGCGCCGTGCTCGACCTCTCGATCGGCGACAACGTCGTCCTGCCCAACCTCGACCGGGTCGCCCGGCAGGGCTGGCTGACCCCACGGCGCGTCACCGAAGTCGCCACCGACGCCATCAAGTTGATGACCGTCAAAGGACGGGCCGCCCAGCCGGTGCGGACCCTGTCGGGCGGCAACCAGCAGAAGGTCGTCATCGCCAAGTGGCTGGAGCGCAAGCCGAAGGTCATCATCCTCGACGAGCCCACCCGCGGCATCGATGTCGGTGCCCGGGCCGCCATCTACGAGGTGATCGCGGACCTGGCCCGGTCCGGCATGGCGGTCGTGGTGGTCAGTTCCGACCTCGATGAGGTACTGGGACTGTCCCACCGCGTGCTGGTCCTCAGCCGAGGACGACAACAGGGCATCCTGCCGGCGGAGGAGGCGACGAACTCCGCCGTCATGCACCTCGCCACGGCATGA
- a CDS encoding sugar ABC transporter substrate-binding protein translates to MKSPYRWIATGIVAALALGATACNRDSTGTTTADGKPVTIGLAVANLQADFFNQIKQSVEAEAKKKGVKVVVADARGDAATQVNQIQDFISRQVSAIIYIPAGATAAGVPVKAATKANIPVITVDRNPEDAPGKSFIATDSVAAAKTLGEWVIKQKDGKGQLAILQGQIGTTPQVDRQKGFGQALAAAPGIKVVSQQTADWAQDKAYSVAQDMLQAHPSIDIFWGQADAMALGAAQAVKSADGKKRLIVGFDGDVAGLKAVRNGTIDATMVQQTQKMGRMSVDSALNIINGKTVPATQLQPAFLLTKDDAAKADQYIKTHP, encoded by the coding sequence ATGAAGTCCCCATACCGCTGGATCGCCACCGGCATCGTCGCCGCCCTCGCCCTCGGCGCGACCGCCTGCAACAGGGACAGCACCGGCACGACCACCGCCGACGGCAAGCCGGTGACGATCGGTCTCGCCGTCGCCAATCTCCAGGCCGACTTCTTCAACCAGATCAAGCAGTCCGTCGAGGCCGAAGCCAAGAAGAAGGGCGTCAAGGTCGTCGTGGCGGACGCCCGCGGTGACGCGGCGACCCAGGTCAACCAGATCCAGGACTTCATCAGTCGCCAGGTCAGCGCGATCATCTACATCCCGGCCGGCGCCACCGCCGCCGGTGTGCCGGTCAAGGCCGCCACCAAGGCGAACATCCCCGTCATCACGGTCGACCGCAACCCGGAGGACGCGCCGGGCAAGTCGTTCATCGCCACCGACAGCGTCGCGGCCGCCAAGACGCTCGGCGAGTGGGTGATCAAGCAGAAGGACGGCAAGGGCCAACTGGCCATCCTCCAGGGCCAGATCGGCACCACCCCTCAGGTCGACCGGCAGAAGGGGTTCGGCCAGGCGCTCGCCGCGGCGCCCGGGATCAAGGTGGTCTCGCAGCAGACCGCCGACTGGGCGCAGGACAAGGCGTACTCCGTAGCCCAGGACATGCTCCAGGCCCACCCGAGCATCGACATCTTCTGGGGCCAGGCCGACGCGATGGCCCTCGGCGCCGCGCAGGCCGTCAAGAGCGCCGACGGCAAGAAGCGTCTGATCGTCGGCTTCGACGGCGATGTCGCGGGTCTTAAGGCCGTCCGCAACGGCACCATCGACGCCACCATGGTCCAGCAGACCCAGAAGATGGGGCGGATGTCGGTGGACAGCGCGCTGAACATCATCAACGGCAAGACGGTCCCGGCGACGCAGTTGCAGCCGGCGTTCCTGCTGACCAAGGACGACGCGGCGAAGGCCGACCAGTACATCAAGACCCACCCCTGA
- a CDS encoding ABC transporter permease, with the protein MSTTSNAAKPVDAPPAERRLKTPSWATGLLTGSRGPALGLIAMCVIFYIATPYFLTQNNLLNIVDQAVILGLLALGMTAVIITGGIDLSVGAVLALATMVLGWLSHDQGWPLWLSALVAIGVAGACGLANGLGVTFTKLPPFIATLAMMSIARGLANVITDGQQIVGYPDWFDNLSTVRYLGVFTFVTFVLVVLYAAGWAYMRYRTGGRELYAIGGSSEVARLAGISVRKRTVLVYTVTGVLVGLAGVFLSMRLDSSQPSAGTGYELDAIAAVVIGGASLSGGVGSVTGTLFGVLIIGVLHNGLNLLGVSPFVQQIVIGVVIALAVMVDVLRRRETR; encoded by the coding sequence ATGAGCACGACCAGCAACGCGGCGAAGCCCGTGGACGCACCGCCGGCCGAACGACGGCTCAAGACGCCATCCTGGGCGACCGGACTGCTCACTGGATCCCGCGGTCCGGCACTGGGCCTGATCGCCATGTGCGTCATCTTCTACATAGCGACGCCGTATTTCCTGACCCAGAACAACCTGCTGAACATCGTCGACCAGGCGGTGATCCTGGGTCTTCTCGCCCTTGGCATGACGGCCGTCATCATCACGGGGGGCATCGACCTCTCGGTCGGCGCGGTACTGGCGCTGGCGACCATGGTGCTCGGGTGGCTCTCCCACGACCAGGGCTGGCCGCTGTGGCTGAGCGCACTCGTCGCGATCGGCGTCGCGGGCGCGTGCGGACTGGCCAACGGGCTGGGCGTCACGTTCACCAAACTCCCGCCCTTCATCGCCACCCTGGCGATGATGTCGATCGCCCGCGGCCTGGCCAACGTCATCACCGACGGCCAGCAGATCGTCGGGTACCCGGACTGGTTCGACAACCTCTCCACCGTCCGCTACCTCGGCGTCTTCACCTTCGTCACCTTCGTGCTCGTCGTGCTGTACGCCGCAGGGTGGGCCTACATGCGCTACCGCACCGGCGGACGTGAGCTGTACGCCATCGGCGGCAGCTCGGAAGTCGCCCGCCTCGCAGGCATCAGCGTGCGCAAGAGGACGGTGCTCGTCTACACCGTGACCGGCGTCCTCGTCGGCCTGGCCGGTGTCTTCCTCTCGATGCGACTCGACTCCTCACAGCCGAGCGCCGGAACGGGCTACGAACTCGACGCGATCGCAGCCGTGGTGATCGGCGGCGCGAGCCTGAGCGGCGGTGTCGGCTCCGTCACCGGGACCCTGTTCGGTGTCCTGATCATCGGTGTCCTGCACAACGGGCTCAACCTGCTCGGAGTCTCCCCGTTCGTCCAGCAGATCGTCATCGGCGTGGTGATCGCTCTCGCGGTCATGGTCGATGTGCTCCGCAGACGCGAGACGCGCTGA
- a CDS encoding glucose 1-dehydrogenase, producing the protein MNRNESRRFEGKCVIVTGAAQGIGRGIAALFTDEGADVLMLDRSEAVEEAAEKVAAQHPGGNAIGVRTDVTSADDVARAFDLANHDWGGVDVLVNNAGVITISPLEDLDLADWQRVLAVNTTGTFLCSQAAAASMRRHGRGGRILSAASGQARQGFTYTPHYAASKFGVVGLTQSLAKELAKDRITVNAYCPGIVGSDMWDYNDRAWGRLLGDYEPGELMAEWVADIPLGRAGTDDDVANLLLFLASDEAAYITGQTINVDGGMFMN; encoded by the coding sequence ATGAACAGGAATGAATCCCGTCGATTCGAAGGCAAGTGCGTCATCGTTACCGGCGCCGCACAGGGCATCGGACGCGGGATAGCCGCGCTGTTCACCGACGAAGGCGCGGACGTACTGATGCTCGACCGGTCCGAGGCCGTCGAGGAGGCGGCCGAGAAGGTCGCCGCCCAGCACCCCGGCGGCAACGCCATCGGCGTCCGCACGGATGTCACCTCAGCGGACGATGTGGCCCGCGCCTTCGACCTCGCCAACCACGACTGGGGCGGAGTGGACGTCCTGGTCAACAACGCCGGCGTCATCACCATCAGCCCGCTGGAGGACCTGGACCTCGCCGACTGGCAGAGGGTCCTCGCCGTCAACACCACGGGGACATTCCTGTGCTCCCAGGCCGCCGCCGCGAGCATGCGACGGCACGGACGCGGCGGGCGCATCCTCAGCGCCGCCTCCGGACAGGCCCGTCAGGGCTTCACCTACACGCCGCACTACGCGGCCAGCAAGTTCGGGGTCGTGGGCCTCACGCAGAGCCTGGCCAAGGAGCTCGCCAAGGACCGGATCACCGTCAACGCCTACTGCCCCGGCATCGTCGGCAGCGACATGTGGGACTACAACGACCGCGCATGGGGCCGGCTGCTCGGCGACTACGAGCCGGGCGAGCTCATGGCCGAGTGGGTCGCCGACATCCCCCTGGGACGGGCCGGCACCGACGACGACGTGGCCAACCTCTTGCTGTTCCTCGCCTCCGATGAAGCGGCGTACATCACGGGCCAGACGATCAACGTCGACGGAGGGATGTTCATGAACTAG